A stretch of the Epinephelus fuscoguttatus linkage group LG2, E.fuscoguttatus.final_Chr_v1 genome encodes the following:
- the terb2 gene encoding telomere repeats-binding bouquet formation protein 2, which yields MANSLKASSFSQAWTVTMFRNKSAWFSSSVPHTCHDFWISEGGTIVGWKTADYLFSEDATCPDTLRIFESKDYLWDKVTVFHSSFLSACEKRQSVKSMWIGHYVLPPASVQDEVRRVIGRLIWECENEQSEAQGFQEECSEVSRSHSESSDTNSSESEAALCVHHPASNTLTGYVSMDNLQKYTGDLCDFHPRCFRCSNCEAHCNVTHT from the exons ATGGCTAATAGCTTAAAAGCTAGCAGCTTTTCACAAGCGTGGACTGTAACTATGTTCAGGAATAAGTCTGCCTGGTTTTCAAGCAGTGTGCCACACACATGCCACGACTTTTGGA TATCGGAGGGTGGGACCATTGTTGGTTGGAAAACAGCTGATTACCTTTTCAGTGAGGATGCTACATGTCCTGATACTCTTAG GATATTTGAGAGCAAGGACTATCTTTGGGACAAGGTGACAGTTTTTCACAGCTCATTCCTGTCTGCCTGTGAGAAGCGGCAGAGTGTGAAGTCTATGTGGATTGGTCATTATGTGCTGCCTCCAGCCTCAGTACAGGATG AGGTGAGACGTGTTATTGGGAGGCTGATTTGGGAGTGTGAGAATGAGCAGTCAGAGGCACAG GGTTTCCAAGAGGAGTGCAGTGAGGTCAGCAGAAGCCA CTCTGAATCATCTGACACAAACTCATCAGAGAGTGAAGCTGCTCTATGTGTCCATCATCCAGCTAGTAACACGCTCACAG GGTACGTCAGCATGGACAACCTGCAGAAATATACAGGCGATCTGTGTGATTTCCATCCCAGATGTTTCCGATGCTCCAACTGTGAAGCCCACTGCAATGTGACGCACACATGA